The proteins below come from a single Neospora caninum Liverpool complete genome, chromosome IX genomic window:
- a CDS encoding putative Ubiquinol-cytochrome c reductase complex 14 kDa protein, translated as MAQFHREIGKLFASYSNKITGNSPVQYVPSPPTKGKVRRALSSALMPVWFKFFRGPLDRWNLAVMAKYLRDHGLMYDDLYSDKEPVFARALELLPPDIQAARFRRLMRGVYLNHLRMYLPVHEQNYDPFIPYMAPYVEEAKFQLQEEEELLGYHMWEGVWYSGGVTGFGDKEPGEHFLLALPNLYGAGGSPMQTGGKHFSTRAAAAARARLATLAEKRLEEAMKQRQEVTALGSEN; from the exons ATGGCGCAGTTCCACAGAGAAATCGGCAAGCTCTTTGCCTCGTACTCAAACAAAATCACGGGGAATAGCCCGGTCCAGTATGTCCCTTCTCCTCCGACCAAGGGGAAAGTGCGCCGCGCCCTCTCCTCCGCGCTCATGCCCGTTTGGTTCAAATTTTTCCGGGGACCGTTGGATCGGTGGAACCTCGCGGTTATGGCCAAGTACCTTCGCGATCATG GTTTGATGTACGACGATCTCTACAGCGACAAAGAACCGGTTTTCGCTCGCGCCTTGGAGCTCCTCCCCCCCGATATCCAGGCCGCTCGCTTCCGTCGGCTTATGCGCGGAGTGTACCTGAATCACCTCCGCATGTACCTCCCTGTCCATG AACAAAACTACGATCCTTTCATCCCCTACATGGCCCCGTACGTTGAGGAGGCAAAGTTCCAGctgcaagaagaggaagaattGCTCGGCTACCACATGTGGGAAGGCGTTTGGTATTCCG GTGGCGTCACTGGTTTCGGAGACAAAGAGCCCGGCGAGcatttcctcctcgctctgccGAACTTGTACGGGGCAGGAGGCAGCCCCATGCAAACCGGCGGAAAGCATTTCTCAAcccgcgccgctgcggccgctcgcgcgcggctcGCTACCcttgcagagaagagacttGAAGAAGCGatgaaacagagacaggaagtgACCGCACTGGGGTCCGAGAACTAA
- a CDS encoding nadh dehydrogenase, related, with amino-acid sequence MAMCFSSTLGVLPSRKGVPFAFAPEFRPLPSSRSPLRSLARSTGPSFDVARRSVAGVAGVNSRNAGALGGPSACSPALSLPGVTPRNPLGSVGDRERSASGGFSPSRGEAKMRPFSTFSLKNLLPNRLKAAPTRPYTGPTQKVVVLGTGWASVNFFRHLDPNIYDVTVISPRNYFTFTPLLPSVCAGTLSPLSCIEPVRSLTYRKGRKVADFYEAHCTDVDFKNRIVACDSRQGGHFKLKYDYLVIAVGSETNTFGIKDVAANAFFLKEVEHAMAIRKKVMNNFELAALPQTPEKERDRLLHFVIVGGGPTGVESAAEFADFIKEDMSKYFPQLIPHVSISLIEGGSRLLGTYPPDISAFAEKTLRDELHVKLLLRSTVVGVDANSVRYVSTEAGASKEPKEMLHGFLLWASGVGEVPLVKKIVAQNYPQTDGKSRLRGLPVDPQFRLLNQPNVYALGDCAAIAPPRLADAAQELFSKAGAGEPTPQWLRHQIPVLSQQFPQLSPLKFNFDKLESNERLPADRFKSFLAEIDAAYRPPAPTAQNARQEGIYLAQVFNQFPHPEEKANAPAFQETWSGSLAYVGSGQAVAHLPYFTIKGGSLSLPFWKAVYTQMQITWRSRTICLFDWLKTFFAGRDVGRDHEYYNH; translated from the exons ATGGCAATGTGCTTCTCAAGCACGCTGGGCGTCTTGCCGTCTCGCAAAGGTGTGCCATTCGCTTTCGCCCCGGAATTCCGGCcactcccttcttcccggtCGCCCCTCCGTTCACTCGCGAGATCGACCGGGCCTTCTTTCGATGTCGCCCGCCGCAGCGTCGCTGGCGTCGCCGGCGTGAACTCGCGAAACGCTGGCGCGCTTGGCGGTCCGAGCGCCTgctcgcctgcgctgtctctcccgggCGTCACTCCCAGAAATCCTTTGGGATCTGTGGGAGACCGCGAACGGAGCGCCTCGGGCGGGTTCTCGCCCtcaagaggagaggcgaagatgCGGCCGTTCTCGACCTTTTCCCTCAAAAACCTCCTCCCGAATCGCCTGAAGGCAGCCCCCACTCGCCCGTACACCGGACCGACGCAAAAAGTGGTCGTTCTCGGAACTGGATGGGCCTCCGTGAATTTCTTTCGACACCTGGATCCTAACAT CTACGATGTGACGGTGATCTCTCCGCGGAACTACTTCACTTtcacgcctcttctcccctccgtcTGTGCCGGAacgctctcgccgctctcctgCATCGAG CCGGTGCGTTCCTTGACGTACCGAAAGGGTCGGAAAGTTGCTGATTTCTACGAGGCCCACTGCACCGATGTCGACTTCAAAAACCGCATTGTCG CCTGCGACAGCCGCCAGGGCGGCCATTTCAAGTTGAAATACGACTACCTGGTCATCGCAGTTGGGTCGGAGACGAACACCTTCGGAATCAAAGACGTTGCCGCAAACGCGTTCTTTCTGAAGGAAGTGGAGCATGCGATGGCGATCAGGAAGAAAGTGATGAACAACTTCGAGCTCGCAGCCCTGCCGC AAAcgccagagaaagaacgcgacCGTCTCTTGCACTTTGTGATTGTCGGCGGCGGCCCCACGGGAGTGGAAAGCGCTGCGGAGTTCGCCGACTTCATCAAAGAGGACATGAGCAAATATTTCCCCCAG CTGATCCCTCATGTGAGCATCTCGTTGATCGAGGGAGGCAGTCGTCTGCTGGGGACCTACCCTCCCGACATTTCGGCGTTTGCGGAGAAAACGCTGCGAGACGAGCTTCACGTCAAGCTCTTGCTTCGAAGCACGGTCGTCGGCGTGGATGCGAATTCCGTGCGATATGTCTCCACCGAGGCCGGGGCCTCGAAAGAG CCTAAGGAGATGCTTCACGGCTTCCTGCTGTGGGCGAGCGGCGTGGGCGAGGTGCCGCTGGTGAAGAAAATCGTCGCGCAAAACTACCCGCAGACGGACGGCAagtctcgcctccgcggcctgCCCGTGGATCCTCAGTTTCGCCTTTTGAATCAACCGAATGTGTACGCGCTAGGCGACTGCGCAGCGATCGCGCCCCCGCGCTTGGCTGATGCGGCGCAAGAGCTGTTCTCCAAGGCCGG gGCTGGCGAACCGACCCCGCAGTGGCTGCGCCACCAGATCCCAGTCCTCAGTCAACAGTTCCCCCAGTTGAGTCCTCTCAAGTTCAACTTCGACAAACTCGAATCCAATGAGCGCCTCCCTGCAGACAGATTCAAGTCGTTCCTCG CCGAGATTGATGCTGCGTACCGACCGCCTGCCCCGACAGCTCAGAATGCCCGTCAAGAAGGCATTTACCTCGCACAAGTCTTCAACCAGTTCCCGCACCCTGAAGAAAAGGCCAACGCGCCCGCTTTCCAGGAAACATGGAGCGGCTCTCTCGCTTATGTTG GGAGCGGTCAGGCGGTGGCGCATTTGCCCTACTTCACAATCAAGGGAGGtagcctctctcttcccttctggaAG GCTGTATATACGCAGATGCAAATCACATGGCGCAGTCGAACCATTTGCCTCTTTGACTGGCTGAAGACCTTCTTTGCAGGACGAGATGTTGGGCGGGATCACGAATATTACAATCACTGA